Below is a window of Leisingera sp. S132 DNA.
TCAGCATCTAAATAGCCCCCATGACACAAGCACCTTTGCAGCTTTTCGACCGCCGCGCCCTTGAAGCCCATCGTTCACGCCGGCAACAGGAAGCACTGTTCCTGCACTACATGGCACGGGTCGAGGCTGAGGATCGCCTGAGCTTGGTTAACAGAAGCTTTACAGCACCCGCAGTGGTTTGTCCTTTTCCTGAGGTCTGGGAGAGATTTGGGCCTGAAGCAAAAATTGTTGCCGATGAGGAGGTGCTGGATCTGGAGGATGGAGCGCACGACGTGGTAATCCACGCCATGTGCCTGCATTGGGCCAATGATCCGGTCGGGCAGCTGATTCAGTGCCGCCGCGCCCTGAAGGAGGACGGTCTTCTTCTGGTGATGCTGTTGGGCGGCCGGACCCTGCACGAGTTGCGCTCGGCCATGGCCGAAGCAGAGACAATTTTGCTAGGAGGCCTTTCACCGCGAATTGCGCCGATGGGGGAGATCCGCGATCTCGGCGGCCTGCTGCAGCGGGCCGGCTTCGCTCTGCCGGTGGCCGACCTGGTACCGCTCAAGGCCGAATACCGCGACGTGCCCCACCTGATCCATGACCTGCGCGGAATGGGTGAGACCAACGCCCTTGCCCAGCGTCTGAAACGCCCGGCGCCGCGCGGTCTTTTCCAACTGGCCGATCACATCTACCGGAAGCATTTCGCCAACGCCGAAGGCCGGCTGCCCGCGACGTTCGAACTTGTCTGCCTGACTGGCTGGTCGCCATCGGACAACCAGCAGAAACCGCTGCGTCCAGGTTCAGCTCAGATGCGTCTGGCCGACGCGCTCAAGGTGCCCGAATCGAAACTGTAGCCTTGATTAGTTTAAGCTATTGCTGCGCCAATGTGATCCAATTGGCCTTCCACGCGTAAACACAGTAATTATCCGCTAACAAAAATCTCAGCCGAACAGGACCTTCCCATGCTGGACGCCGCCCGGACCGCCAAATGCCCTGCCCACGCCCCGGCCGATCACCCCAAGATCCCGGCAGAAAAAGTCGGCATCCTGCTGGCCAACCTCGGCACTCCTGATGATTACTCCTACTGGCCGATGCGCCGGTATCTGAGCGAGTTCCTGTCCGACAAACGTGTAATCGACTACCCATCCTGGAAATGGCAGCCGCTCTTGCAGTTGATCATCCTGACGAAACGCCCGTTCTCCTCAGGAGCGGCCTACAAATCGATCTGGAATCACGAAAAGGGCGAAAGCCCGCTTATGACTATCACGAAGGACCAAACCACCAAGATGGCGGAGGTGATGAAAGCGCGTTACGGAGACCAGGTAATGGTCGATTTCTGCATGCGATACGGCAATCCATCCACCAAAACCAAAGTGCGGCAAATGGTTGAGGCAGGCTGTCAGAAGATCCTGTTTGTCCCGCTCTATCCGCAGTATGCAGGCGCAACATCGGGCACCGCCAACGACCAGTTCTTCCGGGCGCTGATGGAAGAGCCCTGGCAACCCGCTGCCCGCACTATCGCACCTTATTTCGATCAGCCCGCCTATATCGACGCCTTGGCACGCTCTGTGGAAGAAGCCTACGCCAAGGCAGCGAAACGCCCGGATATTCTGGTGGTTTCCTATCACGGGATGCCAAAACGGTATCTGATGCAGGGAGATCCTTATCACTGCCAGTGCCAGAAGACGACACGTCTGCTGAAGGAGCGGCTGGGGTGGGACGACACCCGGATCACTACCACTTTCCAGTCAGTTTTCGGTCCTGAAGAGTGGCTGAAACCCTATACAGTGGACCATGTCGCCACTCTGGCCAAGGAAGGCAAGAAGAACATTGCGTTGATTGCGCCGGCCTTCTCAGCCGATTGCATCGAGACGCTCGAAGAAATCAACGAAGAGATCCGCGAAAGCTTTGAGCACGCAGGCGGGGAAGACTTCCTCTATATTCCGTGCCTCAAT
It encodes the following:
- a CDS encoding methyltransferase domain-containing protein; its protein translation is MTQAPLQLFDRRALEAHRSRRQQEALFLHYMARVEAEDRLSLVNRSFTAPAVVCPFPEVWERFGPEAKIVADEEVLDLEDGAHDVVIHAMCLHWANDPVGQLIQCRRALKEDGLLLVMLLGGRTLHELRSAMAEAETILLGGLSPRIAPMGEIRDLGGLLQRAGFALPVADLVPLKAEYRDVPHLIHDLRGMGETNALAQRLKRPAPRGLFQLADHIYRKHFANAEGRLPATFELVCLTGWSPSDNQQKPLRPGSAQMRLADALKVPESKL
- the hemH gene encoding ferrochelatase, which encodes MLDAARTAKCPAHAPADHPKIPAEKVGILLANLGTPDDYSYWPMRRYLSEFLSDKRVIDYPSWKWQPLLQLIILTKRPFSSGAAYKSIWNHEKGESPLMTITKDQTTKMAEVMKARYGDQVMVDFCMRYGNPSTKTKVRQMVEAGCQKILFVPLYPQYAGATSGTANDQFFRALMEEPWQPAARTIAPYFDQPAYIDALARSVEEAYAKAAKRPDILVVSYHGMPKRYLMQGDPYHCQCQKTTRLLKERLGWDDTRITTTFQSVFGPEEWLKPYTVDHVATLAKEGKKNIALIAPAFSADCIETLEEINEEIRESFEHAGGEDFLYIPCLNDNDDHVAALAGVIEENLKGWLD